Proteins from a genomic interval of Streptomyces sp. Tu6071:
- a CDS encoding TOPRIM nucleotidyl transferase/hydrolase domain-containing protein, translating into MPSGIEAFRAALAARVAGGAPLAAGHGFRGAVLVEGLSDLAAVEALAAREGRDLSAEGIAVVPMGGAMSIAAYAEALGPHGLGLRLTGLCDANEEPFYVRGFARAEVRHPSLHVCVADLEDELLRALGTDRAEEVVAAAGEERRWQTFRRQPAQLGRSRHDQLRRFLGTASGRKIRYGTLLTEALAADRVPPPLTALLARL; encoded by the coding sequence GTGCCGTCCGGCATCGAGGCGTTCCGTGCCGCGCTGGCCGCCCGGGTGGCCGGTGGCGCTCCCCTCGCGGCGGGCCACGGTTTCCGCGGCGCCGTCCTCGTCGAGGGGCTCAGTGATCTCGCCGCCGTCGAAGCCCTCGCGGCGCGCGAGGGCCGCGACCTTTCCGCCGAGGGGATCGCCGTCGTGCCGATGGGCGGCGCCATGAGCATCGCCGCATACGCGGAGGCGCTCGGCCCGCACGGACTCGGCCTGCGCCTGACCGGACTGTGCGACGCGAACGAAGAGCCCTTCTACGTCAGGGGATTCGCGCGGGCGGAGGTCCGCCACCCCTCCCTGCACGTCTGTGTGGCCGACCTGGAGGACGAACTCCTGCGCGCGCTCGGCACGGATCGCGCCGAGGAGGTGGTCGCGGCGGCCGGTGAGGAGCGCCGCTGGCAGACCTTCCGCCGACAGCCCGCGCAACTCGGCCGTTCCCGCCACGACCAGCTCCGCCGTTTCCTCGGCACGGCGAGCGGTCGCAAGATCCGTTACGGCACCCTCCTGACCGAAGCCCTCGCGGCGGACCGCGTCCCGCCCCCGCTGACGGCGCTCCTCGCACGCCTGTGA
- the crcB gene encoding fluoride efflux transporter CrcB, which yields MNWLLVVLGGALGAPTRFLVDRAVQRRQSTEFPWGTFTANTLGCLFLGVLTGALMTGEGGARYEDFVATGLCGALTTYSTFSWETVHLARTGQMVRAAGSAASTVLSGLGAVAVGLMVARAVWG from the coding sequence GTGAACTGGCTGCTCGTCGTGCTCGGCGGCGCGCTCGGCGCGCCCACCCGCTTCCTCGTCGACCGCGCGGTGCAGCGCCGCCAGTCCACCGAGTTCCCGTGGGGCACCTTCACCGCGAACACCCTCGGCTGCCTCTTCCTCGGCGTGCTGACCGGCGCGCTCATGACGGGCGAGGGCGGGGCGCGGTACGAGGACTTCGTCGCCACGGGCCTGTGCGGGGCGCTCACCACGTACTCGACCTTCTCCTGGGAGACCGTCCACCTCGCCCGTACGGGGCAGATGGTCCGGGCGGCGGGCAGCGCGGCCTCCACGGTGCTCTCGGGGCTCGGCGCGGTGGCCGTGGGGCTGATGGTGGCGCGGGCGGTGTGGGGCTGA
- a CDS encoding TetR/AcrR family transcriptional regulator has protein sequence MNSEEARGPEPEGAGPGPRTGRAGKTGKGEGSGKGDAAAGKAEGVAGKAAEAAEAAEAEASGKGDASGKAPAPDKALAPDKPPAPGKNGSPARPKNPPKGEQTRALIIETALRLFRERGYDKTTMRAIAQEAGVSVGNAYYYFGGKEHLIQGFYDRIVAEHAVAVRPVLDGERDFEKRFLGVLRAWLEVAAPYHEFASQFFKNAADPESPLSPFSPESESARGVSLGIHREVLAGSRAKVSPELADAVPELMWLAQMGLVLYWVFDRSEGNEKTYRLAERGARLTAHGVRLSRFRLLRPLVNEVHDLFKDFLPGMAETVARRAASRDTSD, from the coding sequence ATGAACAGCGAAGAGGCGCGGGGTCCGGAGCCGGAGGGCGCGGGCCCCGGGCCGCGTACCGGGAGGGCGGGGAAGACGGGGAAGGGCGAGGGGTCCGGGAAGGGCGACGCGGCGGCCGGGAAGGCCGAGGGGGTGGCCGGGAAGGCCGCGGAGGCCGCGGAGGCCGCGGAGGCCGAAGCGTCCGGCAAGGGCGACGCCTCCGGAAAGGCGCCCGCCCCGGACAAGGCCCTCGCCCCGGACAAGCCCCCCGCCCCCGGCAAGAACGGGAGCCCCGCCCGGCCGAAGAACCCTCCCAAGGGCGAGCAGACCCGGGCCCTGATCATCGAGACCGCCCTCCGCCTCTTCCGTGAGCGCGGGTACGACAAGACGACCATGCGGGCCATCGCGCAGGAGGCCGGGGTCTCGGTCGGGAACGCGTACTACTACTTCGGCGGCAAGGAACACCTCATCCAGGGGTTCTACGACCGCATCGTCGCCGAGCACGCGGTGGCCGTGCGCCCGGTGCTCGACGGGGAGCGGGACTTCGAGAAGCGCTTCCTCGGCGTTCTGCGGGCGTGGCTCGAAGTCGCGGCCCCGTACCACGAGTTCGCGAGCCAGTTCTTCAAGAACGCGGCGGACCCGGAGAGTCCGCTGAGCCCCTTCTCGCCCGAGTCCGAGTCGGCGCGGGGCGTCTCGCTCGGCATCCACCGCGAGGTGCTTGCCGGTTCCAGGGCGAAGGTGTCCCCGGAACTCGCGGACGCCGTGCCCGAGTTGATGTGGCTCGCGCAGATGGGCCTGGTCCTGTACTGGGTCTTCGACCGCTCCGAGGGCAACGAGAAGACGTACCGCCTCGCCGAGCGCGGCGCCCGCCTCACCGCCCACGGTGTCCGCCTCTCCCGCTTCCGCCTCCTGCGCCCCCTCGTCAACGAAGTGCACGACCTCTTCAAGGATTTCCTCCCCGGCATGGCCGAAACGGTCGCCCGCCGTGCCGCGTCGCGCGACACCTCGGACTGA
- the crcB gene encoding fluoride efflux transporter CrcB, which produces MHDDDPHDGDPHSGDPQADAPRESDPGAAGPREAPRPASASPAPPSHDGERLLPTDMDVAARDRRASVLSLLPTVAVVALGGALGAAARYAVERAWAAPPDGFPWATFTVNVAGCAAMGVVVVLFMEVWQAPPLVRPFLATGFLGGFTTLSTYAADTERLARLDRAGIALAYYAGTLCAALAAVALTSALTRRFALARRGAPTRRAVR; this is translated from the coding sequence ATGCACGACGACGACCCGCACGACGGCGACCCGCACAGCGGCGACCCGCAGGCCGACGCCCCCCGCGAGAGCGACCCGGGCGCCGCGGGCCCCCGCGAGGCCCCCCGTCCGGCCTCCGCCTCGCCCGCCCCGCCCTCCCACGACGGCGAGCGGCTGCTCCCCACCGACATGGACGTGGCCGCCCGGGACCGGCGGGCGAGCGTCCTCTCGCTCCTCCCGACCGTCGCCGTCGTCGCGCTCGGCGGCGCGCTCGGCGCGGCGGCCCGGTATGCCGTCGAGCGCGCCTGGGCCGCGCCGCCCGACGGCTTCCCGTGGGCCACCTTCACCGTGAACGTCGCCGGCTGCGCGGCCATGGGGGTCGTGGTCGTGCTCTTCATGGAGGTGTGGCAGGCGCCGCCGCTCGTGCGGCCCTTCCTCGCCACCGGCTTCCTCGGCGGCTTCACGACGCTCAGCACGTACGCGGCCGACACCGAACGGCTCGCGCGCCTCGACCGCGCGGGCATCGCGCTCGCCTACTACGCGGGCACGCTGTGCGCGGCGCTCGCGGCCGTGGCCCTCACCTCGGCCCTCACGCGGCGGTTCGCCCTCGCACGGCGAGGCGCCCCCACCCGGCGGGCGGTCCGGTGA
- a CDS encoding thiol-disulfide oxidoreductase DCC family protein — MRGLTVLYDAECPLCTYVRKWLGRQPQLVPLAFVPAGSAEAATRFPGLDQAATLTEITVVGDGGQVYRGSAAWVVCLWALGEYRPLAHRLSTPAGARLARSAVLRAAKWRESRRQREGWGAGVYRRADGWEYLPDRGWVHRGAGPDCGGGCEVA, encoded by the coding sequence GTGCGGGGCCTCACGGTCCTCTACGACGCCGAGTGCCCCCTGTGCACGTACGTACGGAAGTGGCTCGGCCGCCAGCCGCAGCTCGTCCCGCTCGCCTTCGTCCCCGCGGGCTCCGCCGAGGCCGCGACCCGCTTCCCCGGCCTCGACCAGGCCGCGACACTCACCGAGATCACGGTGGTCGGGGACGGCGGGCAGGTCTACCGGGGGTCCGCCGCCTGGGTCGTGTGCCTGTGGGCGCTCGGCGAGTACAGGCCCCTGGCCCACCGGCTGAGCACCCCGGCGGGCGCGCGGCTCGCCCGGTCCGCCGTGCTGCGCGCGGCGAAGTGGCGCGAGTCGCGGCGGCAGCGCGAGGGCTGGGGCGCGGGGGTCTACCGCCGCGCGGACGGCTGGGAGTACCTGCCGGACCGGGGCTGGGTGCACAGGGGGGCGGGGCCGGACTGCGGGGGAGGGTGCGAGGTGGCCTAG
- the msrA gene encoding peptide-methionine (S)-S-oxide reductase MsrA, producing MAQTEKAVLAGGCFWGMQDLVRKQPGVVSTRVGYTGGKVANATYRNHEGHAEAIEILYDPERTSYRNLLEFFFQIHDPSTKDRQGNDIGSSYRSAIFYTDEEQRETAERTIRDVDASGLWPGKVVTEVEPEGDFWEAEPEHQDYLVRYPDGYTCHFPRPNWKLPSADA from the coding sequence ATGGCGCAGACGGAGAAGGCGGTCCTCGCGGGCGGCTGCTTCTGGGGGATGCAGGACCTGGTCCGCAAGCAGCCCGGGGTCGTCTCGACCCGGGTCGGCTACACGGGCGGCAAGGTCGCGAACGCGACGTACCGCAACCACGAGGGGCACGCCGAGGCGATCGAGATCCTCTACGACCCCGAGCGCACCAGCTACCGGAACCTCCTGGAGTTCTTCTTCCAGATCCACGACCCGTCCACGAAGGACCGGCAGGGCAACGACATCGGTTCGAGCTACCGCTCCGCGATCTTCTACACGGACGAGGAGCAGCGCGAGACCGCCGAGCGCACCATCAGGGACGTCGACGCGAGCGGACTGTGGCCGGGCAAGGTCGTGACCGAGGTCGAGCCCGAGGGCGACTTCTGGGAGGCCGAGCCGGAGCACCAGGACTACCTGGTGCGCTACCCGGACGGCTACACGTGCCACTTCCCGAGGCCGAACTGGAAGCTGCCGTCCGCCGACGCGTGA
- a CDS encoding NAD(P)H-binding protein translates to MTAAAGQYGRLVVEGLLARGVPVAAVVRRPERAAGLAASGAEVRYGDYDDADSLRTAFTGAERLLLVSSPELETGRRVAQHATAVDAARAAGVGLLAYTSFLGAEALAEGMTAAHHATERHIEASGLPYTLLRHPFYSDAFLHTGLREAVAAGVLEDGTGGRGLNTASRADLAEAAVRVLTGERALPAYDLTGAPWTYRQLAETLTRVSGAPVAYTERTSPVPGPAGWLDGQIRAGALEHWTDDLADLLGRPPTSLEEAVRAVLAK, encoded by the coding sequence GTGACCGCCGCCGCAGGGCAGTACGGGCGCCTCGTCGTCGAGGGGCTGCTCGCGCGCGGCGTGCCCGTCGCCGCTGTCGTGCGCCGTCCCGAGCGGGCCGCCGGGCTCGCCGCCTCGGGCGCGGAGGTGCGGTACGGGGACTACGACGACGCGGATTCGCTGCGCACGGCCTTCACCGGCGCCGAGCGGCTGCTGCTCGTCTCCTCGCCCGAGCTGGAGACCGGGCGGCGCGTGGCGCAGCACGCCACGGCGGTGGACGCGGCGCGCGCGGCGGGTGTCGGGCTGCTCGCGTACACGAGCTTCCTCGGCGCGGAGGCGCTGGCCGAGGGCATGACGGCGGCGCACCACGCGACCGAGCGGCACATCGAGGCGAGCGGGCTCCCGTACACGCTGTTGCGGCACCCGTTCTACAGCGACGCCTTCCTCCACACGGGCCTGCGCGAGGCCGTCGCGGCGGGGGTCCTGGAGGACGGTACGGGCGGGCGCGGCCTCAACACCGCCTCGCGCGCCGACCTCGCGGAGGCGGCGGTACGCGTCCTGACCGGTGAACGCGCCCTCCCGGCCTACGACTTGACGGGCGCCCCGTGGACGTACCGGCAGCTCGCCGAGACCCTGACGCGGGTGAGCGGCGCGCCCGTCGCGTACACCGAGCGGACCAGCCCCGTGCCGGGACCGGCGGGGTGGCTCGACGGGCAGATCCGCGCGGGTGCGCTGGAACACTGGACGGACGACCTCGCCGACCTCCTCGGCCGTCCTCCGACCTCCTTGGAGGAGGCGGTGCGGGCGGTGCTGGCGAAGTGA